The Streptomyces taklimakanensis nucleotide sequence ACCGGGACCGCACCGGCTCGTTCACGGTGGTGCGCGCCTACTCCAGGGCGCACCGCCTCCAGCGGGGCCGCAAGGTGGTGGCGTACCGGAACATGACCGCGGCCGCGATCGTCCGCAAGGTGGCCGCGGGGGCCGGGCTGGCCTGCGGCACCGTGGAGGCCGCGCCGATCACCTACCGCCAGCTCTCGCAGGCGAACGTCTCCGACTGGGACTTCCTGCAGTACCTCGCGGGCGAGAGCGGCGCGCAGGTACGCGTCGACGACAAGGGGCTGCTCCAGTTCACCCGGCCGCGGGAGGCCTCCGGCGCGCCCGCGCCGTCGACCCCGGCCACCCGCAGTCCGATGGTGCTGGAGTACGGGCGGAACCTGCTGGCACTGCGGGCCTCGCTCTCGGCCGCGGACGGGGCGGCGTCGGTGGAGGTGCGCGGCTGGGACGTCACCACGAAGAGGCCGCTGGTGGCCCGGCATCCGTCGGTGACCAGCCAGACGGTGGAGCCGGGCCTGAGCCCGGCGTTGAGCGCCCGGTTCGGCGCGTCGGCGAAACTGACCGTCACGGACACCCCGTACCGCACCCAGGCCGAGACGGCGGCCGTCGCGGACGCGACGGCCGCCCGGGTCGGCGCGGGCTTCGCCGAGTTGGAGGCGGTGGCCGAGGGCGATCCCCTGCTGCGGGCGGGCAGACCCGTGGCGCTCGGCAACGTCGGTCAGGCGTTCTCGGGCCGCTACACGGCCACGGCGGTGCAGCACGTCCTGGAGCCGCACGGCGGGTACCGGACGACGGTGTGGGTCAGCGCCAGCCCGGACCGCTCCCTGACGGGCCTGGTGACCGGCGCCAACGCGCCGGACCGCGGCCCGCGCATGCCGGGCCTGGCGATCGGCGTGGTGACGGACGTACGCGAGCCGGGCGGCGCCGAGCGCGGCGCGGTGCGGCTGAAGTTCCCCTGGCTGGACGACAGCTACGTCACCGACTGGGTGCGCACCGTGCAGTGGGGCGGCAAGGGGGGCGGGGGCGTGGTGAGTCCGGAGGTCAACGACGAGGTCCTGGTCGGGTTCGAACAGGGCCTGCTGGACAGCCCGTACGTCATCGGCGGGCTCTACAACGGCGTGGACCGGCCGTCGCCCCACGACGTCCCGCTGGTCGACACCACCAGCGGGCAGGTCAACCGCCGTTCCGTGGTGTCGCGTTCGGGGCACCGGGTGGAGCTGTTGGACGCGAAGGCGCCGGGCCCGTCCGGACTGCGGCTGAGGACCGGTGACGAACGCCTCGAAGTGCGCCTGGACGACCGGCGGGACCGGATCGAGCTGACGGTGTACGCCGGTCGGGGTCGCCCCCTCACCTCCGTCCTGCTCGACAAGGACGGCATCACGCTGGACGCGCGGGCGGGCAACGTGACCGTGCGGGGCCGACAGGTGGACATCGACGGCACGGACGGGGTGACGGTCGGCGGCCGGTCGGTGCGGCTCACCGGCCGGTCGGACGTCACCGTCGACGGCGGCCTGCTGGGCGTCCTCAAGGCCCGGCTCATCCGGATCAACTAAGGAGCACCACATGCCAGCCGCAGCCCGTACCGGTGATCCCACCAGCCACGGCGGTCTGATCACCACCCCGCCGCCCGGCGCCGCCGCGGCGGTGGCCCGGGTGCTGATCGGCGGCCGTCCCGCCGCCGTCGTCGGCAGCCTGCACACCTGCCCGATGCCACCGCACGCGGCCCTGGGGCCGGCCAATGTGGTGCTGCCCGACCCGGCCGCGCTCGCCACGGGCACGGTCCTCATCGGCGGGGTGCCGGCCGCGCGGGCGGGCGACCGCACGGCGTGCTCCGGGACCATCCTGACCGGTGCCCCGAACGTCCTGATCGGGGGCGTGTGATGAGCGAGCGGTTCATCGGCCGGGGCTGGGCGTTCCCGCTGCGGGTCGGGCCGACCGGCGGGATCGGCATGGTCGAGAAGGAGCGGGAGATCGAGGAGGCGATCCGCCTGGTGCTCGGCACCGCGCCCGGCGAGCGCCCCATGCGTCCCGAGTTCGGCTGCGGCATCCACGACCACGTCTTCGCCCCCGGCGACGGCGCCACCGCCGGACGCGTCGCGCAGCAGGTGCGCGAGGCCCTGGAGCGGTGGGAGCCGCGCATCGCGGTGGACGAGGTGGTGATCGCCTTCGACGCCGTCGAGGACGGCACCCTCTACATCGACGTGCACTACACCGTGCGTTCCACCAACGACCGGCGCAACCTGGTCTTCCCCTTCTACACGATCCCCTCCGACGAGGGGGCCGAGGGACGGGGCGCCGACTGATGTCCCTGCCCTCCCCCAACCTGGACGACCGGCGGTTCCAGCAACTCGTCGACGAGGCGAAGCGGTACGTGCAGCAGCGCGCCCCGGAGTGGACCGACCACAACGTCTCCGACCCGGGCGTCACCCTGATCGAGACGTTCGCCTACCTCGTGGACCAGCTGCTGTACCGGCTGAACCGGGTCCCGGACAAGAACTACGTCGCGTTCCTCGACCTGCTGGGCATCCGCCTGTTCCCGCCGGCCGCGGCCGTGGCCGAGGTGGACTTCTGGTTGTCGGCGCCGCAGCCCGACACGGTCGAGCTGCCCGCGGGCA carries:
- a CDS encoding PAAR domain-containing protein, whose product is MPAAARTGDPTSHGGLITTPPPGAAAAVARVLIGGRPAAVVGSLHTCPMPPHAALGPANVVLPDPAALATGTVLIGGVPAARAGDRTACSGTILTGAPNVLIGGV
- a CDS encoding VgrG-related protein — encoded protein: MSKAETRGGRSFAADPVVETPAELPRVWATQLVSCVVDENVGLPDAAQLTFRDPDHEFLKATGVTIGTPLRVSVVTVNGRARERLFNGEVTALEVDRDRTGSFTVVRAYSRAHRLQRGRKVVAYRNMTAAAIVRKVAAGAGLACGTVEAAPITYRQLSQANVSDWDFLQYLAGESGAQVRVDDKGLLQFTRPREASGAPAPSTPATRSPMVLEYGRNLLALRASLSAADGAASVEVRGWDVTTKRPLVARHPSVTSQTVEPGLSPALSARFGASAKLTVTDTPYRTQAETAAVADATAARVGAGFAELEAVAEGDPLLRAGRPVALGNVGQAFSGRYTATAVQHVLEPHGGYRTTVWVSASPDRSLTGLVTGANAPDRGPRMPGLAIGVVTDVREPGGAERGAVRLKFPWLDDSYVTDWVRTVQWGGKGGGGVVSPEVNDEVLVGFEQGLLDSPYVIGGLYNGVDRPSPHDVPLVDTTSGQVNRRSVVSRSGHRVELLDAKAPGPSGLRLRTGDERLEVRLDDRRDRIELTVYAGRGRPLTSVLLDKDGITLDARAGNVTVRGRQVDIDGTDGVTVGGRSVRLTGRSDVTVDGGLLGVLKARLIRIN
- a CDS encoding GPW/gp25 family protein; the encoded protein is MSERFIGRGWAFPLRVGPTGGIGMVEKEREIEEAIRLVLGTAPGERPMRPEFGCGIHDHVFAPGDGATAGRVAQQVREALERWEPRIAVDEVVIAFDAVEDGTLYIDVHYTVRSTNDRRNLVFPFYTIPSDEGAEGRGAD